The DNA window GGCTATGCGGAGCCCGCGGGGTATCTCGCGACACCATCGTTGACTTGCCTCCAAGACATGCGCTGCCGGCTACCAGGCGGGATTTCCATACGTACTTTGTCACTCATCTGCCGTCTTCCTCCCTACATCCAGACTCTGGCCGGCTATACGGGTCCGGCCACAAGCTCCCCCGCGATGCCTCGACACCCCATACCCCAAGTCCCGGGTCTTCCCCCGCTGTCTCGATACCAAACATGCCTAGTCAAAACATGACTGTCGTGAGGATACCTTTGCGGCGGGCTAAGCATCACTTTGGTACAGCAACTGCCCGAGGCAATCGTCCTTATAACGAGGATTCAGACCAGGCGGGGATTGTTGACATGCCGGCTTTTGCAAAGAGGGCGCCGACAAGCGTGAGGCAGAAGCCGGGAGAGCCCACTGCGGCAGACAGCGCTCTTGGAGATCCTCAGGTATTCTACTTTGGAGTTTTTGACGGGCATGGAGGAGTTCAGTGTTCCCATTTTCTTCGAGATGAGTTGCATGGCTACATTGAAGAGGCATCATCTGAATTTGGCCTCCAGAGCAGCCTGCGGAAAAAGAACCCTTGGGAAGTATCCAGAAGGCCCGTTACCAAGGAGCAAGCCCTTGATAACGTAAACATGAAAAAGCCTGATGAGGTGAAGGGCGATGCCCAGCTTCCAGAACGTGATGGTAACACACGGCAAGCCCCACGGCATGGAGATCCTCTGCCCAGTGCCGAGTCCGAGCCTGTCGAAGTATCGGACTAtgaaaaggccatcaagTTGAAGAAGGGTCTGGTGCAAGAGTACAGAGACTCAATTGGTGGCTACTTTCGTCGTTTTCAGCCAGAGCATTTTAACCTCACAGACGGTGGTGAGAATCAAACCATTTCGGTTGAAGCGGCCCTTGCCTACGCATTTCTCCGCGCCGATTTGGACTTTGTCTCGGCACAGGCTCGGAAAGTCGACCCGGACGATATCCGGGTCAGCGATAGCCCCCTGAACAACGACGAGATACTGGGTGAGCCTCACGCCACGCCGTCAGGCCACGACATTGGTGGTGCTACGCGGTTCAAGGGGGGGGTCTACTGCGTCGATTGCGCTCATCTCCACACCCACGCCTGCGCCCTTTTGGCACCCTGGCGCACACTCGTCGCTCATTGTAGCACACGTCGGCGATACTCGCGTATTGCTGTGCGATACAGCGACGGGCCTTGCTCAACCCTTGACGTCAGATCACCATCCTACCACGCCACGCGAGAGCAATCGCCTGCGTCGATACGCCCCAGCCGGTTCCATGGTGTCTGGAGATAGTTTTGGAGAAGAGCGCATTGCAGGCCTGGCCAACAGCCGAGCCTTTGGCGACGTCAAGAGCAAGCGGATAGGCGTCTCTGCAGAGCCCGAGATCACCAGGGTAGAGCTCGGCCCTGCTCAGTATTCGTTCATCGTGCTCATGAGCGATGGTGTGTCTGGCACCCTCAGCGACCAGGAGATTGTAGATGTCATCAAGGAAGCTAAAACCCCAGAGGAAGGTGCTCGTCGAGTTGTCGAGTACGCGACCGAAGTTTCCGACGATGGCGATAATGCGACATGCCAGGTTGTGCGACTGGGCGGCTGGGAGCGTCGGTCTGAAGGGGGCTTGGGCAGTCTGGGGACAAAGGAGTTTAGGGACATTAGACGTGCGGAGGCTCAGGATCCGCGACGACGCTCGAAGCGGTAAGAAGTCTTCCATAATGAAGGGTAGCTAAGTAAAGATGAAGAGCCGTTTTAGGAGAGCAGCTAGAGGGATATTGTGAGTAGAGATGTCGTTTGGCGATTAGCATGAAAGACAGCGAGTTTTTGGTTGGAATTTTTTTTGCAAAACACATGCAGATGCATACACCCTATTACCACGGAGAAAGGGTAGGACGGAGTTTAAAGGCAAAGCATTGTGGAGTGGTTGCCTGCGTGGCCTATATATATTCTCGATGATTTCGGTTCTCTTATAGTCTCGTTTGAAGCCTGAGGTTCGCGTTAAATAGGGTCGTGGAACGAGGATAGCCATCGTATCTACAGGTAGATAAAGGTTATATAAACCCTAGAGATTTTGAAATAGTTTGGCGAGACgcgtgtatatatatttgatTTCTGGTATAATGTAAAGAAATCACAACATCATCGCAATTCACATAACCCTCCAACAGGTACACTGCTTGACCAGCTCCTAACCTTTTACAAGCATACCATGAATATCTCCTGACATGTGCACAACTTGGACAAAAGCACGTATATACCGCCACACACAAGCGTCAATATTAAGAAAGCTTTTGAAATTTTGTCAACTGCCTTGCCAGTGAAGAGATGTTACGCTTAATAGCGGTCATGCTGTGAATCCCAGTGGGATGACTGATGTTGGTGTCcttggccgtggccgtgctCTTGGTGCGGAGCATACTGCGGTTGAGGAGGGCCACCATAGCCTGGATCGCCATACCCAtgaagaggctgaggctgcccGCCGTACTGCTGTTGATACTGCGGTTGGTTGGAATAGCCCTGGGAGTAGCCCTGGGAATGACCAGGATGGCCCTGTGATGATCCGGCATGAGACTGAGCGTGATATGAGGCACTCTCTCCGTAGCCGTAGCCACCTTGAGCTGGTGGTGAATAGCGcgaaggaggagctggagaattGGACATATAGTTGGCGGATGGATTACCATCATTGCCTTCCAGAGAGTTCAAATCTCGAGTCTTGACCTGCTCCCAGAGTGATCCAGAGACCTTGCCGTGGCCAAGCTGGGTGATGGTCTCCCAAGCatcgtggccatggccaccgccgcctcccttctgcttctgctggttGAGGATGTGATTTTTGCCCTGTCTGACGGATTCCGATGACAGGAGACGGTCAATGTCGTGCCGGCGAGGATGCTCATTAACCCAGGTCTGTACCGTGCGGAACATTTCCTGTTGGATCTGAACGTCTCCGCGGCGAAGAGCTGGGTGGTGGAATGCGCGCAGTACGTCGTTGGCGACTTCATCTACGGGGACATTGGGGTTCTCCCATGCATAGAGAACACGACTGTGAGAATTGGCTAGTAAACAAACTTCTATACATCTATGATAGGTGGAGAGGAAGAGCGAAAAGAATCACTTACGGGACAGTATACTGAAGAACCGTGCTTGCAACACGGCCCGCGCAAGAGTTGAGTACGTTTGTAAAATGATCCTTTGACAGCATAGAGTGCGTTGGATCCGTGCTTCTGGGGTTCTCCCATGGCTCGTATTGAGAATTGGCACTGGCGCTGAGCACGCCAGAGGAGCCCTCCTTCAAGGTTTTGGACACCTGGTTGATAATGGGTCGAATAAAAGGAGCAAGGAGACCAAGGATAAAGGCAGTCAGCGTCTCACTGATGTGCTCGAGGAGTTTCTCGAGGCCGGGGATCTTTTCGATTCCCCGGCTAATGGCCTTGACGATCCTGTCACGGAACTGCAATATGGGGTAGATCCGCTTCGCAGTCTTGACTGGATCGAAATTCGGGCTCACACCAGGAATGACGTTGGTGTTTCCTTCAGAACGAGAGCGCACTTCGTTTTCTTGATCTTGAGCATCTGACATGGCCTTGAGCTCTCTAGCTTGAGCGGCGAAGCCAGCACCATCGCCAGGTATCTTGGCAATGAGAGAAATGAAATCTCGTGGAGCGCCAATTCCCAAGAGGCCTCTGGAagcgccaccgccgccgctgccgccggcaCCACCCGCATTCAAGAGGGCAATATC is part of the Trichoderma atroviride chromosome 1, complete sequence genome and encodes:
- a CDS encoding uncharacterized protein (EggNog:ENOG41~SECRETED:SignalP(1-27)), translated to MASLSPPRGWLLVLCICLVLLPTKVAAFGAGNIPSIAQVEGHNWRHGDIEDMLTTVAFLRGKKWTSMLIKRTYFGNWLRDYSQAIDVGSLKGVNAPTIRILVWILSFMAFGYATEEFEVTEERLGCYRPEEHIDNPKGYADGLDARTFDPRLRGPVDPVEIDIDMNTGMKNYIANESGRWATSAGYLRYSFARSIHFGRLYTHGSKSGNEADLNEALRCLGQALHCMEDFMTGTFGGVDFLHSVIGEANDHFTQSEVDEVDIALLNAGGAGGSGGGGASRGLLGIGAPRDFISLIAKIPGDGAGFAAQARELKAMSDAQDQENEVRSRSEGNTNVIPGVSPNFDPVKTAKRIYPILQFRDRIVKAISRGIEKIPGLEKLLEHISETLTAFILGLLAPFIRPIINQVSKTLKEGSSGVLSASANSQYEPWENPRSTDPTHSMLSKDHFTNVLNSCAGRVASTVLQYTVPRVLYAWENPNVPVDEVANDVLRAFHHPALRRGDVQIQQEMFRTVQTWVNEHPRRHDIDRLLSSESVRQGKNHILNQQKQKGGGGGHGHDAWETITQLGHGKVSGSLWEQVKTRDLNSLEGNDGNPSANYMSNSPAPPSRYSPPAQGGYGYGESASYHAQSHAGSSQGHPGHSQGYSQGYSNQPQYQQQYGGQPQPLHGYGDPGYGGPPQPQYAPHQEHGHGQGHQHQSSHWDSQHDRY